A single Microbacterium protaetiae DNA region contains:
- a CDS encoding GuaB3 family IMP dehydrogenase-related protein: MDIELGSSKRARRAYTFDDIAVVPSRRTRNPEDVSTSWSIDAFSFDVPVLGAPMDSVVSPTTAIMLGQLGGLGVLDLEGLWTRYDDPDPLLAEISRLDDTEATRRMQELYAEPIKPELVRDRLAQVREAGVTVAGSLTPQRTQELYETVVAAGVDLFVIRGTTVSAEHVSSVAEPLNLKKFIYDLDVPVIVGGAATYTAALHLMRTGAAGVLVGFGGGAASTTRATLGIHAPMATAVADVAGARRDYMDESGGRYVHVIADGGVGTSGDIVKALAMGADAVMLGVALARATDAPGRGYHWGPEAHHPQLPRGRRVKVEQVASLEEILYGPAPVADGTANLIGALRKSMATTGYSDLKEFQRVEVVVAPYGVE, translated from the coding sequence ATGGACATCGAACTGGGCAGCTCCAAGCGCGCCCGCCGGGCTTATACCTTCGATGACATCGCGGTCGTCCCTTCACGGCGCACGCGCAACCCCGAAGACGTCTCGACCTCGTGGTCGATCGACGCTTTCTCGTTCGACGTGCCGGTGCTCGGTGCGCCGATGGACTCGGTGGTCAGCCCCACGACGGCGATCATGCTCGGGCAGCTCGGCGGCCTGGGTGTGCTCGACCTCGAAGGGCTGTGGACCCGCTACGACGACCCCGACCCGCTGCTGGCCGAGATCTCGCGACTCGACGACACGGAGGCCACCCGGCGCATGCAGGAGCTGTATGCCGAGCCGATCAAGCCAGAGCTCGTGCGCGACCGGCTCGCCCAGGTGCGCGAGGCCGGTGTCACGGTGGCAGGCTCGCTCACCCCGCAGCGCACGCAGGAGCTCTACGAGACCGTCGTGGCCGCCGGCGTCGACCTGTTCGTCATCCGTGGCACGACCGTGTCGGCCGAGCACGTTTCCAGCGTCGCCGAGCCGCTGAACCTCAAGAAGTTCATCTACGATCTCGACGTCCCCGTCATCGTCGGCGGCGCCGCCACCTACACCGCCGCGCTGCACCTCATGCGCACGGGCGCAGCGGGTGTGCTCGTCGGATTCGGCGGGGGAGCGGCATCCACCACCCGTGCCACCCTGGGCATCCACGCGCCGATGGCGACCGCGGTCGCCGACGTGGCCGGCGCGCGCCGCGACTACATGGACGAATCGGGCGGCCGCTATGTGCACGTGATCGCCGACGGCGGCGTGGGCACCTCGGGTGACATCGTGAAGGCGTTGGCGATGGGGGCGGATGCTGTGATGCTGGGTGTCGCGCTGGCGCGGGCGACCGACGCCCCCGGTCGTGGATACCACTGGGGGCCCGAGGCGCATCACCCGCAGCTGCCGCGTGGCCGCCGCGTGAAGGTCGAGCAGGTCGCCTCGCTCGAAGAGATCCTGTACGGCCCGGCGCCGGTGGCCGACGGCACGGCCAACCTCATCGGAGCCCTGCGCAAGTCGATGGCCACCACCGGATACTCCGACCTGAAGGAGTTCCAGCGGGTCGAGGTGGTCGTGGCGCCGTACGGCGTCGAATGA
- the guaA gene encoding glutamine-hydrolyzing GMP synthase — protein MTEQTDTAQRPVLVVDFGAQYAQLIARRVREAGVYSEIVPHTASSAEIAARNPVALILSGGPSSVYAEGAPRLDPAVFDLGLPTLGICYGFQVMAQTLGGEVANTGLREYGATDAALTGDGGVLLGGQPADQNVWMSHGDQVAAAPEGFEVLASTSATPVAAFGNDAKCLYGVQWHPEVKHSDHGQQVIENFLHKAAGLAADWNSDSVIAEQVERIRAQVGDARVISALSGGVDSAVSTALVHKAIGDQLIAVFVDHGLLRKGEREQVEQDYVASTGVRLVTVDAADTFLGHLQGVTDPEEKRKIIGREFIRAFEKVQRELVAEAAAEGAPIKFLVQGTLYPDVVESGGGTGTANIKSHHNVGGLPEDLDFELIEPLRTLFKDEVRAIGRELGIPDAIVSRQPFPGPGLGIRIIGEVTRDRLEILREADAIAREELSNAGLDGEIWQCPVVLLADVRSVGVQGDGRTYGHPIVLRPVSSEDAMTADWTRLPYDVLAKISNRITNEVREINRVTLDVTSKPPATIEWE, from the coding sequence GTGACCGAGCAGACAGACACCGCGCAGCGTCCGGTTCTCGTCGTCGACTTCGGCGCGCAGTATGCGCAGCTGATCGCGCGTCGCGTGCGTGAGGCGGGCGTGTACAGCGAGATCGTTCCGCACACCGCATCGTCCGCCGAGATCGCGGCACGCAACCCCGTCGCCCTCATCCTGTCGGGCGGACCGTCGTCGGTCTATGCCGAGGGAGCCCCGCGGCTCGACCCCGCGGTGTTCGACCTGGGGCTGCCGACACTGGGCATCTGCTACGGCTTTCAGGTCATGGCGCAGACCCTCGGCGGCGAGGTGGCCAACACCGGCCTGCGCGAATACGGCGCCACCGACGCCGCCCTCACCGGCGACGGCGGCGTGCTGCTGGGCGGCCAGCCCGCCGACCAGAACGTGTGGATGAGTCACGGCGATCAGGTCGCCGCCGCGCCCGAAGGTTTCGAGGTGCTCGCCTCGACCAGCGCGACCCCGGTGGCCGCGTTCGGCAACGACGCGAAGTGCCTGTACGGCGTGCAGTGGCATCCCGAGGTCAAGCACTCCGACCACGGCCAGCAGGTCATCGAGAACTTCCTGCACAAGGCAGCCGGGCTTGCCGCCGACTGGAACAGCGACAGCGTCATCGCCGAGCAGGTCGAGCGCATTCGCGCGCAGGTCGGCGACGCGCGCGTGATCTCGGCGCTGTCGGGCGGGGTCGACTCGGCCGTGTCGACGGCGCTCGTGCACAAGGCCATCGGCGACCAGCTGATCGCCGTGTTCGTCGACCACGGACTGCTGCGCAAGGGCGAGCGCGAGCAAGTGGAGCAGGACTACGTCGCCTCAACCGGTGTGCGCCTGGTGACGGTGGATGCCGCCGACACGTTCCTCGGCCATCTGCAGGGAGTCACCGACCCCGAAGAGAAGCGCAAGATCATCGGCCGCGAGTTCATTCGCGCCTTCGAGAAGGTGCAGCGCGAGCTGGTCGCCGAGGCGGCGGCCGAGGGCGCGCCCATCAAGTTCCTCGTGCAGGGCACGCTGTATCCCGACGTCGTCGAATCGGGCGGCGGCACCGGCACGGCCAACATCAAGAGTCACCACAACGTGGGCGGCCTGCCGGAAGACCTCGACTTCGAGCTCATCGAGCCGCTGCGCACCCTGTTCAAAGATGAGGTGCGCGCCATCGGCCGAGAGCTCGGAATTCCCGACGCGATCGTCTCGCGCCAGCCGTTCCCGGGCCCGGGCCTGGGCATCCGCATCATCGGTGAGGTCACGCGCGACCGCCTTGAGATCCTGCGCGAGGCCGACGCGATTGCTCGCGAAGAGCTCAGCAACGCGGGCCTGGACGGTGAGATCTGGCAGTGCCCGGTTGTGCTGTTGGCCGACGTGCGCTCGGTGGGCGTGCAGGGTGACGGACGCACCTACGGGCATCCGATCGTGCTGCGCCCCGTCTCGAGCGAAGACGCCATGACCGCCGACTGGACGCGGCTGCCCTACGACGTGCTCGCGAAGATCTCGAACCGCATCACCAACGAGGTGCGCGAGATCAACCGGGTCACCCTCGACGTGACCAGCAAGCCGCCGGCAACCATCGAGTGGGAGTAG
- a CDS encoding glycosyltransferase, with product MTLPDAAYLVLASRLAPALDGGFAVAVPWRVRQLADAGARHPLLLTLDAADSATHARWRDELAVHGLDAAAWRNLFDDALADPSWLFAAGRAGQGDPAREYREITDAAGRPLVSLPVIANDPAWHLTTAPVVVHAPGGDRVIAGFRGLYRAWLAHIVAQVRGDDPGRLVVIVCEARQVGELLVGWGDDNLRIVHTVHNSHLPAPYDDPDADLAPPWARWLAHVHEFDAVLWPTRAQRDDIAVRFGPDDAFHIVPNPIELGPAPRDAASRAPARLVMVGRLAAQKRVDLAIEAFARVHAAVPAATLDIYGDGAQREALQALIDARGLGAAVHLRGPITPADRDVVYDEATLLLSTAAFEGQGLSIAEALARGLPVVAFDAKYGPREVIGEGGVLVAPGQVEAFADAVVALLRDPVHRAELSRAAREAARRFAPEAIRPALVAAITAAVRHPSRRG from the coding sequence GTGACCCTGCCCGACGCCGCCTACCTCGTGCTGGCCAGCCGGCTCGCCCCCGCGCTGGACGGCGGATTCGCTGTGGCCGTGCCCTGGCGCGTGCGCCAGCTCGCCGATGCCGGGGCGCGGCATCCTCTTCTTCTCACCCTCGACGCGGCAGATTCCGCCACGCATGCGCGGTGGCGTGACGAGCTGGCCGTGCACGGGTTGGATGCCGCCGCCTGGCGCAATCTCTTCGACGACGCGCTCGCCGACCCGTCGTGGCTGTTCGCGGCCGGGCGCGCGGGTCAGGGGGACCCGGCGCGGGAATACCGAGAGATCACGGATGCCGCGGGGCGGCCGCTCGTCTCTCTTCCCGTGATCGCGAACGACCCGGCGTGGCACCTGACCACCGCGCCGGTGGTCGTGCACGCGCCCGGCGGCGATCGGGTGATCGCGGGCTTTCGCGGCCTGTATCGCGCGTGGCTCGCGCACATCGTCGCCCAGGTGCGCGGCGATGATCCTGGCCGGCTGGTGGTCATCGTGTGCGAGGCGCGCCAGGTCGGGGAACTGCTCGTGGGCTGGGGCGATGACAACCTGCGGATCGTGCACACCGTGCACAACTCACATTTGCCGGCGCCCTACGACGACCCCGACGCCGACCTCGCACCGCCGTGGGCGCGCTGGCTCGCACACGTGCACGAGTTCGACGCGGTGCTGTGGCCGACCCGGGCCCAGCGTGACGACATCGCGGTTCGGTTCGGCCCCGACGACGCGTTCCACATCGTGCCGAACCCGATCGAGCTCGGTCCGGCGCCGCGGGATGCGGCATCCCGTGCCCCTGCACGCCTGGTGATGGTGGGCCGGCTGGCCGCACAGAAGCGGGTCGATCTGGCCATCGAGGCATTCGCGCGCGTGCACGCGGCGGTGCCGGCGGCGACGCTGGACATCTACGGCGACGGCGCACAGCGCGAGGCGCTGCAGGCCCTGATCGATGCACGCGGCCTCGGTGCGGCGGTCCACCTGCGCGGTCCGATCACCCCCGCCGACCGCGACGTCGTGTACGACGAGGCGACGCTGCTGCTGTCGACGGCGGCATTCGAGGGACAAGGGCTGTCGATCGCAGAGGCGCTTGCCCGCGGGCTGCCGGTGGTCGCGTTCGACGCGAAATACGGACCGCGCGAGGTGATCGGCGAGGGGGGCGTGCTCGTCGCGCCCGGCCAGGTCGAGGCGTTCGCCGACGCCGTCGTCGCATTGCTGCGCGACCCGGTGCATCGTGCGGAACTCTCGCGCGCCGCGCGCGAAGCGGCGCGGCGCTTCGCGCCCGAGGCCATTCGGCCGGCGCTTGTGGCTGCGATCACGGCCGCGGTGCGGCATCCCTCCCGCCGCGGGTGA
- a CDS encoding nitroreductase family deazaflavin-dependent oxidoreductase — protein sequence MTSRYIEPTGADAVFNGVVGFLTRSGIPLAGSRVLAVRGRSSGQWRTTPVNPLRVTGQRYLVAPRGQTQWVRNLRAAGTGELRKGRRAETFTATEVPDAEKPPILRAYLKAWAWEVGRFFDGVDAASPDERLLEIAPGFPVFRIAA from the coding sequence ATGACCTCCCGCTACATCGAACCCACCGGGGCAGACGCCGTCTTCAACGGCGTCGTCGGCTTTCTCACCCGCAGCGGAATACCGCTGGCCGGCAGCCGTGTGCTCGCGGTGCGCGGACGCAGTTCGGGGCAGTGGCGCACCACCCCGGTGAACCCGCTGCGAGTCACCGGGCAGCGCTACCTGGTCGCCCCGCGCGGCCAGACCCAGTGGGTGCGCAATCTGCGCGCCGCAGGCACGGGCGAATTGCGCAAGGGCCGGCGGGCCGAGACGTTCACCGCGACCGAAGTGCCCGACGCCGAGAAGCCGCCGATCCTGCGCGCGTACCTGAAGGCGTGGGCGTGGGAGGTCGGACGCTTCTTCGACGGGGTGGACGCCGCATCTCCCGACGAACGGCTTCTCGAGATAGCGCCCGGGTTCCCCGTCTTCCGGATCGCCGCGTGA
- a CDS encoding DUF3817 domain-containing protein, which produces MPLAPKLATFPAIRGALKFYQICSIITGTFLLLLVAEMILKYTPIQLELFAGGSGGFLWFAPVVDGPNGLESTGDGVNLSMAILIVHGWFYVVYLFSCFRLWSLMRWQFGRFIMLAAGGVVPFLSFIMEGIVARDAKRYLAEREAAEASDSSTPASEGAR; this is translated from the coding sequence ATGCCTCTCGCCCCCAAGCTGGCGACCTTCCCCGCCATCCGCGGTGCGCTGAAGTTCTACCAGATCTGCTCGATCATCACCGGAACCTTCCTGCTTCTGCTGGTCGCCGAGATGATCCTGAAATACACGCCGATCCAGCTCGAACTCTTCGCCGGTGGTTCGGGCGGGTTCCTCTGGTTCGCGCCGGTGGTCGATGGCCCGAACGGCCTGGAATCGACCGGCGACGGAGTGAACCTGTCGATGGCGATCCTCATCGTGCACGGCTGGTTCTACGTCGTGTATCTCTTCAGCTGCTTCCGTCTGTGGAGCCTGATGCGCTGGCAGTTCGGCCGCTTCATCATGCTGGCAGCCGGTGGTGTCGTACCGTTCCTGTCCTTCATCATGGAGGGCATCGTCGCCCGGGATGCCAAACGCTACCTCGCCGAGCGGGAGGCAGCCGAGGCATCCGATTCGTCCACCCCCGCCTCTGAAGGAGCCCGGTGA
- a CDS encoding SURF1 family protein — MTENGDLPEVFPPTLREVMLRPRWLAMLALCLVVAGVFAWLGQWQLGRALDTSATTPGETEQVLPIEQVVEPGAYLNSPLVGQKVQVSGHFVAGDFIVVSERMNGDDQGFWVTGQFRLDGTENPTSLAVAVGWAATLEKARDAASTLNAGGQSTSTMTGRLISDEGPRVPPRNDPDALRSMSPAALLSRWHDIAGLDVYRPYLVADQPLGSLVRIVSHAPAGGGGLNWLNLFYAAEWAVFAGFAFYLWYRLARDAWEKEVEELADAQGGELA, encoded by the coding sequence ATGACAGAGAACGGCGACCTTCCCGAGGTCTTCCCGCCCACGCTGCGCGAGGTCATGCTGCGCCCGCGCTGGCTGGCGATGCTGGCGCTGTGCCTGGTGGTCGCCGGCGTGTTCGCCTGGCTCGGTCAGTGGCAGCTCGGTCGTGCTCTGGACACCAGCGCGACGACGCCGGGCGAGACCGAGCAGGTGCTGCCCATCGAACAGGTGGTCGAGCCCGGCGCGTACCTCAACTCGCCCCTGGTGGGTCAGAAGGTGCAGGTGTCGGGGCATTTCGTCGCGGGCGACTTCATCGTGGTCTCCGAGCGGATGAACGGCGACGACCAGGGATTCTGGGTGACCGGACAGTTCCGCCTCGATGGCACCGAAAACCCCACCTCGCTGGCGGTGGCCGTGGGCTGGGCGGCGACGCTGGAGAAGGCGCGGGATGCGGCATCCACTCTCAATGCCGGTGGCCAGAGCACCTCGACCATGACCGGGCGCCTGATCTCTGACGAGGGACCGCGGGTGCCGCCGCGCAACGACCCCGACGCGCTGCGGTCGATGTCGCCGGCGGCGTTGCTGAGCCGCTGGCACGACATCGCGGGGCTCGACGTCTACCGGCCCTACTTGGTGGCAGACCAGCCGCTGGGCTCGCTCGTGCGCATCGTCTCGCACGCGCCCGCCGGCGGCGGGGGCCTCAACTGGCTCAATCTCTTCTATGCCGCCGAGTGGGCGGTCTTCGCGGGCTTCGCGTTTTATCTCTGGTACCGGCTGGCCCGGGATGCCTGGGAGAAAGAGGTCGAAGAGCTCGCCGATGCGCAGGGCGGCGAGCTGGCCTGA
- a CDS encoding ClpP family protease, whose translation MTEDIKVPAFGEAARRELYTQRVLVLDGALDDDNGTLLATQLLALAAEDESTDIALWIHSPGGSVPAMLAIRDVMRLIPNDVSTLVLGMAASAGQFLLSSGTKGKRRALPHARILMHQGSSGIGGSAVEVEAQADDLRHMRDTVLGLIADDTGQSPTRVFEDSLHDRWYTASQAREYGFIDGIVSRFDEVVPRRRRPVGIGVETEAA comes from the coding sequence ATGACAGAAGACATCAAGGTTCCCGCGTTCGGTGAGGCCGCGCGCCGCGAGCTATACACGCAGCGGGTGCTCGTGCTTGACGGAGCGCTCGACGACGACAACGGCACGTTGCTGGCCACGCAGCTGCTGGCACTGGCGGCCGAGGACGAATCGACCGACATCGCTCTGTGGATCCACTCGCCCGGCGGTTCGGTTCCGGCGATGCTGGCCATTCGCGACGTCATGCGGCTCATCCCGAACGACGTGAGTACGCTCGTGCTGGGGATGGCCGCGAGCGCCGGGCAGTTCCTGCTCTCGAGCGGCACGAAGGGAAAGCGCAGGGCGCTGCCGCACGCACGCATCCTCATGCATCAGGGCTCGAGCGGCATCGGCGGGTCAGCCGTCGAGGTCGAGGCGCAGGCCGACGACCTGCGCCACATGCGTGACACGGTGCTCGGCCTGATCGCCGATGACACCGGGCAGAGCCCGACACGCGTGTTCGAGGACTCGTTGCACGACCGCTGGTACACCGCGTCGCAGGCGCGTGAGTACGGCTTCATCGACGGGATTGTCAGCCGCTTCGACGAAGTGGTGCCGCGGCGGCGCAGACCGGTGGGAATCGGCGTGGAGACAGAAGCGGCATGA
- a CDS encoding ClpP family protease, with protein sequence MSGYSIPNVVAQNPRGDRIMDVYSHLLGERIVYLGTGIDAGVANVLIAQLLHLDSESPERDIQLYINCEGGDPSAMLAVYDTMQHVRPDVATTCIGQAVGVGAVMLAAGAAGKRALLPHARVVLDQPAGQGRGAIPDLIVQADELVRVRGDVEQILSRHTGQDAARLRADTDRDRFFTADDAVAYGLADRVLAGS encoded by the coding sequence ATGAGCGGATACAGCATCCCGAACGTCGTCGCGCAGAACCCGCGCGGCGACCGGATCATGGACGTGTACTCGCACCTGCTCGGTGAGCGGATCGTGTACCTCGGCACCGGCATTGACGCGGGCGTGGCCAACGTGCTCATTGCGCAGCTGCTGCACCTGGACTCGGAGAGCCCCGAGCGCGACATCCAGCTCTACATCAATTGTGAGGGCGGTGACCCGTCGGCGATGCTCGCCGTCTACGACACGATGCAGCACGTGCGCCCGGATGTCGCGACCACGTGCATCGGGCAAGCGGTGGGTGTCGGCGCGGTGATGCTTGCGGCCGGGGCCGCGGGCAAGCGTGCCCTGCTGCCGCACGCCCGCGTTGTGCTCGATCAGCCTGCGGGACAGGGCCGCGGCGCCATTCCCGATCTCATCGTGCAGGCCGACGAGCTCGTGCGCGTGCGCGGTGACGTCGAGCAGATCCTGTCACGGCACACCGGGCAGGATGCCGCGCGGCTGCGTGCCGACACAGATCGTGACCGCTT
- a CDS encoding bifunctional metallophosphatase/5'-nucleotidase has protein sequence MNLVPARARTRTAALALGTIAAVTLGVIGAAPASAADDPVEIDVVTINDFHGRIEADGASGGAAALATAVKQVRAANPNTIFAAAGDLIGASTFTSFIQDDNPTIDALNAAGLEVSSTGNHEYDQGWADLRDRVVPRADWEYINSNVVLKSTGEPALAPSWVKEVDGVRVGFIGAVTEALGSLVSPAGIADLEVRNIADSVNAAAADLKDGDESNGEADVIILLVHEGATTTDVSSVTPDSPLGQIVYNVDDDVNAIVSAHTHLAYNFTIDGRPVVSAGKYGEAYGLMKISVDPTDKSVLSISDEIKPLAADGVPLYAPDPTVQGIVDDAVTAAEGPGNATVGAVTADFNRARQSDGVTENRGGESTLGNFVADVQQWSTGADLALMNPGGLRTDITYASSGDGDPDGNVTYREAATVQPFANTMMTTTLTGAQLKQVLEEQWQPAGASRPILKLGVSQALSYTYDPTAAAGSHITTMTVNGATVSPTDTFTVAVNSFLAAGGDNFTTLAEGANTADTGKVDLQSMVDWFSANGTATPDNAQRAVGVVLSPPDADGYSAGDTVTANLSSLAFSAGEQAPDEVTISLGDAELATSAVDPTVIDASDEAGRADLTFTIPDGVEGAQSLTVSVASTGTSVQVPIEIAAPAFDGAVTVSAKKVAAGGKLVIRGTGFEPREKLAVHLQPKKGAAVSLGSVTTDRDGTFRDTVSVPRSTKAGTYTLVVRQADGDKATAAVQVTRAPSGGGHGHGNGGGSGNGGGHGHGHGSGAGHGGGHGHGGGCLPRF, from the coding sequence ATGAACCTCGTCCCCGCTCGTGCGCGCACTCGCACCGCAGCACTCGCCCTCGGCACCATCGCCGCCGTCACCCTCGGGGTGATCGGCGCGGCGCCGGCCTCGGCCGCCGACGATCCCGTCGAGATCGACGTGGTTACCATCAACGACTTCCACGGTCGCATCGAGGCAGACGGCGCCTCGGGCGGTGCGGCCGCGCTGGCGACGGCGGTCAAACAGGTGCGCGCGGCCAACCCGAACACGATCTTCGCCGCCGCGGGCGATTTGATCGGGGCATCCACCTTCACCTCGTTCATCCAAGACGACAACCCCACCATCGACGCCCTCAACGCTGCCGGGCTCGAGGTCAGCTCGACCGGCAACCACGAGTACGACCAGGGCTGGGCCGATCTGCGCGACCGGGTGGTGCCGCGCGCCGACTGGGAGTACATCAACTCCAACGTCGTGCTGAAATCGACCGGCGAGCCGGCCCTGGCGCCCTCGTGGGTGAAAGAGGTCGACGGCGTGCGCGTCGGGTTCATCGGGGCGGTCACCGAGGCGCTGGGGTCGCTGGTCTCGCCCGCCGGCATCGCCGATCTCGAGGTGCGCAATATCGCCGATTCCGTCAACGCCGCTGCCGCCGATCTGAAAGACGGCGACGAGTCGAACGGTGAGGCCGACGTGATCATCCTGCTCGTGCACGAGGGGGCGACCACGACCGACGTGTCCAGTGTCACGCCCGACTCACCGCTGGGGCAGATCGTCTACAACGTCGACGATGATGTGAACGCCATCGTGTCGGCGCACACGCACCTGGCCTACAACTTCACGATCGACGGACGGCCGGTGGTCTCGGCTGGCAAGTACGGCGAGGCCTACGGGCTGATGAAGATCAGCGTTGATCCCACCGACAAGTCGGTGCTGTCGATCAGCGACGAGATAAAGCCGCTGGCGGCCGATGGTGTTCCGCTGTACGCCCCCGATCCCACCGTGCAGGGCATCGTCGACGACGCCGTCACAGCGGCCGAGGGCCCGGGTAACGCGACGGTGGGCGCCGTGACGGCCGACTTCAACCGGGCACGGCAGAGTGACGGCGTCACCGAGAACCGCGGCGGCGAATCGACGCTGGGCAACTTCGTCGCCGATGTGCAGCAGTGGTCGACCGGTGCCGACCTGGCTCTGATGAACCCGGGTGGCCTGCGCACCGACATCACCTATGCCTCCAGCGGCGACGGCGACCCCGACGGCAACGTCACCTATCGCGAGGCGGCCACGGTGCAGCCGTTCGCCAACACGATGATGACTACGACGCTCACCGGAGCCCAGCTGAAGCAGGTGCTCGAAGAGCAGTGGCAGCCCGCCGGGGCGAGCCGGCCCATCCTGAAGCTCGGAGTGTCACAGGCGCTGTCGTACACCTATGACCCGACGGCGGCGGCGGGATCGCACATCACGACCATGACGGTGAACGGGGCCACAGTCTCGCCCACCGATACGTTCACGGTCGCGGTGAACTCGTTCCTGGCAGCCGGCGGCGACAACTTCACGACGCTCGCCGAAGGAGCGAACACCGCCGACACCGGCAAGGTCGATCTGCAGTCGATGGTCGACTGGTTCTCGGCGAACGGGACGGCCACGCCCGACAACGCCCAGCGCGCGGTCGGTGTGGTGCTGAGCCCGCCCGACGCCGACGGATACAGCGCCGGCGACACCGTCACGGCAAACCTGTCGTCGCTCGCGTTCAGCGCGGGCGAGCAGGCTCCCGACGAGGTCACCATCTCGCTGGGAGATGCCGAACTGGCCACGAGCGCGGTCGACCCGACCGTGATCGACGCCTCGGATGAGGCAGGACGAGCCGATCTGACCTTCACGATCCCCGACGGGGTCGAGGGAGCGCAGTCGTTGACGGTGAGCGTGGCCTCCACCGGCACGAGCGTGCAGGTGCCGATCGAGATCGCGGCGCCGGCGTTCGACGGCGCTGTCACCGTGAGCGCGAAGAAGGTCGCAGCCGGCGGCAAGCTCGTCATCCGCGGCACCGGCTTCGAGCCTCGCGAGAAGCTCGCGGTGCATCTGCAGCCCAAGAAGGGCGCCGCGGTATCGCTCGGCTCGGTGACGACCGACCGTGACGGCACCTTCCGCGACACGGTGAGCGTGCCGCGATCCACCAAGGCAGGCACGTACACCCTGGTGGTGCGGCAGGCCGATGGCGATAAGGCGACGGCGGCCGTGCAAGTGACCCGCGCGCCAAGCGGCGGCGGCCATGGCCACGGCAACGGCGGTGGGTCCGGCAACGGCGGTGGTCACGGGCACGGTCACGGGTCTGGTGCCGGACACGGCGGCGGCCATGGGCACGGCGGCGGGTGCCTGCCACGCTTCTGA